Below is a window of Candidatus Saganbacteria bacterium DNA.
GAACAGGATCGTTTTTTCGGGGATAGGAGATGAAGCGGGACTCCCTATCGAAGCGCAGATAAGGGCTCATAAAGAATTGGGATGGGAACATATCGATCTTCGCCTGGTGCCTGATGTCGACGGGACAGCAAAAAATATTACTTTAGTCCAGCCGGAAGTCTTTGCCAATGTTAAAAAGGCGATCCTAGATGCAAAAATGTCTGTCGCCTGTTTTGAGACCTCCATAGCAAACTGGAATAGGCCCATTAACGGCAATTTTGAAATAGATGTCCAAGAACTTAAATCGGCGATCGAAAGGATGAAACCGTTCGGCACTACTTTTATAAGGATAATGTCATGGCAGAGAGTTCCGGAAATGGCCCTTGATATTACGAAAGATAACGTTCTCGCCAGAATGGATACACTTGTTACTATCGCGGAACAAGCCAAGGTCACATTACTTCTTGAAAATTGCGCGGGGTGGGCCGGAGAATCCCCTGAAAATTTCAACTGGCTGGTCCGTACAGTTGACTCTCCTAATCTCGCCTCCCTTTACGATACGGGCAACCCTGTTTCATATCTGCAGGACCCGATGAAGATGTACCTGGGCGTAAAAGAATGGACGCGCTATGTTCATATAAAAGATTGTACAAACTTATCAGGAAAAAAAGGTTTGGAAGCTTACACTTATCCCGGGGTGGGCCAAGGCCGGGTAAAAGATACTATAAAAGATCTTCTCCTTTCCGGATATCAGGGGGCGCTTGTGATCGAGCCCCATCTCGCGGCGGTGATACATAAAGGCACGACCGCAGATCCTCAGATATTATATGACTCCTATGTAAATTATGGTCTCAGGCTTCAGAATTTAGTTAAAATTGTCCAGAGAGAGATCGCAGAAGGAGGAATAATAAAATGAACATTAGCTCAATAAAAGCGAAGCCGTTCAGCAGAGCCGATCTTTCAAAGTCTTTTATTCCGCAGGCGTTCATAAAAGGAAGGGGGGGTTCTTTTTGCGGGACCACTGTTGTTGACCAGCTCCTCCCGGTAAGCGGCGCCCCGGGTGAAGATAAACTTGTGATAGCAACAGGGGAAAGGGTCATGTCCACAGGCGGACTCGTGTGCAATGACGCTATTGCCATGAGGAAATTAATGCCCATCCCTGTACAGGCAGTAGGGCTTTTGGGAGCTCTTGATGACGGCAGGATCGACGGTGAAGGGGCTTGGGCCCGGGCCGAATTGCAAAAACACGGGATAGATGTTACCGGGCTTGTTCCCATGAAAAGCAGGTCCACGTCTTTTACCTGGATACCGACAAATGATAAGACCGGCAAAAGAGGTTTTATCCACAACGCAGGCGCCTGCAGCGTGTTCGACGGATCAACTTTTCCTTTTGACAAGACCTGGGACCAATCGATCGCGTTTATCGGTTACATGAACCTTCTTCCCGCGCTGTATGCCAACGAAGGAAGAGGAGCTGCCGAACTTTTTCAGGAGATCCACAGAAGAAAGGGCTCATTGATCGGTGTTGATTTTACTGATATCTATGATAATGAATTCAAGGACGTTTTCGCGGCATCAGCCCGGAATGTAGATTTCATGATCATAAATGAGACTTCTCTGGCCAAAGCAACGGACATCGATTTCTCAGCCCCGGGAGATGACGTTGACGGCGACAAGCTTTTGTCTGCCGCACAAACTGTCATTGAACAAAACCCTACACTGAACTGGCTGGCGATCCACTGGCCGAAAGGCGGATTGTTCTACAGAAACGACCATCTTGCAGTAGCATTCCCGGCTTACCAACGCGATCAAAAAGAGATAGCAGGAACAACAGGAGCAGGAGACAACTGGGCTGCAGGGTTTCTGGCAGCCGCATATTACGGCAATGGGCCTTTGTACGCGCTTGCTCTCGGGACGGCAGCGGCATCTAAGTCATTAGAGCATATTTCCGCTACAGGAGCTTCCGGAAGCTTTCAGGAACTTCACTCTCTGATGAAAAAATGCGGCCACAAACCATTGGCGGCCGGATTGGCCCAGTTCGCTCTGCCGGATTCTGAATTGACCTGGAATATGCCATGAATAATGCCAAAATAGAGGTCAGGGATTGATGCAGTTGCCTATGCTCCTGTCGCCTGTCTTTTCAGCTTCCCTGCTGAAATAGCACGCCGGCACCTCGCCTAATTGCCTGTGGTAATGTAAGCACTCGCAGCACTTGAATTTTTTTTCGCACGAAAAAGTGCAGTTGCAGTATTTTTTGTTTTTCTCAAGATTTGGACAATCCATATATTATCCTCCGTTTATGTTTTTTTATTGCGTTATCAGTTATTAGTTATAAGTTATCGGTTAAAACAGCCCCATCTGAACTTTCTTTTTTACTGCTTCACCGTTAAAGATGCTTATCTTTCCGTACTCTCCGTCATAGCCCGGCAGAATGTTTATTTTACCTTCACGGACCCTTTTTACCCCTTCGACTGTCCTTTCCGGCATCAGGCGTGCAAGGCTGTCCAGAGGAGTATCAAGAAGGATGCCGAGCTCGCTGCCGAAAGTATTGATCATCTTCATATATTCGTTCTTTACCGAAATTGTATCGACGCCTTTATCAAGTATCTCGGCGATTATTTCCTGCAGAGGTATCAGACTTCTGAAAGGGATAGCGTTCTCCAGAACAAAGCCTTCTTCCCTGTCCGCCAGTTCATCGATCCTGTTCATCACGCCGACAGTCACAACCCTTCCGCATTTGGGACATTTTTTATTGTTGCTTTTCGTCTCTTTCGGTGACAGGCGGACCTGGCACGTCCGGTGGCCGTCATAGTGGTATTTTCCTTCTTCGGGGAAAAACTCTACCGTCATCAGGAATTTTTTCGGGTCTTTTTTTTTCAGTGCATCATAGACGCCTTTATATGTGAGTTCCGTGTCAAAGATATTCGCCTCGCGTCCGATCTTTGAGGGCGAATGTGCATCGGAGTTGGATATCAGGTTGAGACGGTCGAGTCCGCTGAGCCTCCAGTTCATCGCAGGATCTGAGGAAAGCCCCGTTTCTATCGCAAAGATGTTCCTTGAATATTCTTCAAAACATTCCTCGATCGAGTCAAAACCGCTCATCGATCCGAATATCGAGAACCATGGTGTCCAGGCATGGCAAGGTATGACCAGGCAGTCCGGTGAAGCTGTGAGAGCTATTTCCGCGAGTTTTTTCACGGGGAACGTGAATATCGGCCGTCCATCCGACATAAGATTAGCGAGCCTGCCAAGCTCAAGGTTGATTTTTTCTACAACCTTGAGCGACGGAGCGAATATCATCGTGTGGACCTTTCTCAGTTTTCCGTTCTGGTGAAAGATGTTGCAGACCTCCGTTGTCAGGATGAATTTTGTCCCGTTGAAATCAAACAAACCCCCATCATCGGGCCGGAGCTTTTTCTTGAGTTCCGCCAGCCAGAGAGGATGGGTGAAGTCGCCAGTCCCCATCAGATCGATCCCTTTAAGTTTCGCCCACTTGCTTATATGATCGAGGTCCATGTCCTTTGACGTGGCGCGGCTGTATTTGGAATGTATATGGAAGTCAGCTGTGAATTTCATTCCTTATTTTCCCCATCAATCTCATCATATACCTCAGATTGTGTGTCGTCAGCAGCATCACTCCGAGTATCTCTCTTGCTATGAAAAGATGCCTTATATAAGCTCTCGTAAAATTTTTACATGCATAGCAGTCGCAGTTCTCATCGAGAGGTGAAAAGTCCTCCGTAAATTTATTATTCCTTATTACTTTCTTGCCTTCATCTGTAAGGAAGGCGCCGTGGCGGCCAAGGCGCGACGGCATCACGCAGTCGAACAGGTCGCATCCTAACTCGACCGCTTTTTTGATGTCATCCGGATATCCCACTCCGAGAAGATGCTTCGGCGCTTCTTCGGGAAGCAGAGGGACCTGCACGTCGAGCATTTCATACATCAGTTCATTTGGTTCGTTGACGCTCAGCCCCCCTATCCCGAAACCCTTGAAACCTAAACCGGATATTTCTTCTGCCGATCGCTTTCTGAGATCTGCAAATGTGCTCCCCTGCACGATCCCAAATAGTTCTCCTTCTTCAGCCTTCAGCCTTCCGCCTTCCGCCTTTGCCTTCTGACTTCTTTTCGCCCATCTCAATGTCCTGTCGAGCGCTTTCTTTGCTTTTGACTTGTCCGAAGGATACTCGAGGCATTCATCAAGAGGCATTATGATGTCTGAACCGAAGTCCAGCTGCGCTTCAACAATTTTTTCCGGGGTCAAAAAATGTTTTGAGCCGTTTATGTATGACGAGAATTCGACCCCGTCATCAGTCACTTTCCTGATATCGAGAAGGCTGAATATCTGGAACCCTCCGCTGTCCGTCAGTATCGGCCCATCCCATGACATGAACTTGTGGAGGCCGCCGGCTTTTTTTATTATTTCCGGGCCCGGCCTCAGGTAAAGATGGTAGGTGTTGGCCAGGACGATCTGCGTCCAGATTTCTTTCAGCATCTCCGGCGTCATCGCCTTGACGGTGCCCTGTGTGCCGCAGGGGATAAAATTAGGCGTTTCCACGACACCGTGTGAAGTATGGAGTCTTCCGATTCTGGCACGTGAGGTCTTTGATTTCTTGAGGATTTCGAACTTGAACATGCCTCAATTATACAATAGATGATTTATGATAAAAGGATTAATTGGTTATATTATTGCCAAATAAATCTATATCCGGCATCAGTTCTCCGGTTGTTTCCTTAACGGTTTAAGTCCTCGAGAAGTCGAACCGCGTGACTCTTGAAGCGAAGCCCTGCAAGATTGAAGCTGTGGCATTCGAGGGTCAAGCGGCGAAGAAAAAAAAGTTTTCGCGATATCGGGGTTTTTGTCCATTCCCAATTTCTTCCGGATAGTTGGCATCTGACTTTTGCCGCAGCATATAACCATTCTTTTTCGGTTGGAAGCCTAAAACTTCTTCCGGTCATTTCGCTCAACCATTCAGCATATGCCAGGCCGTCATTCAAGCTTATATATGTTGCCGTTATGCTTTGATCTGTTCCGGCAAGAGTTTGTTTTAGGGATCTCGCGTTTTGGCCAGCAATCTCGTATTCTGCACTACTAACAAATTGGCCGAATTGGCCTATTGTCAGCTCGTCTTTCATTATTCTAAAAGACTTTTCGGTAATTTTTACGAACGCCGGTATTTCTATGCGCGATAAGACTACCTTATTCCCTCGCATTATTCTATCTGCTCCTGATAATGCGGCTCTAAAGTCTCGACTTGATACTGGTTTCCCCCCGCTTGTCCATCCGCTCATGATCCCTCTAATACTGTTCGTCATTTTTCTCCTATCGATATTTTTGCCATATCCTCAACCGCTTAATTATGGCGTTATTTTTATCTATATATGTATCGAATAGAAATATCGGGGATTTCACTTTTTTTATTTGTAATTCGGTGCAATCTGCGATCTATGCGACCGGGATTTTACAAGTCATTCTATGCTTTTGACTTGACATTTAGATGTTTAGCTTGTATCATACTCTCGAGGTGCACCGTAATGACAATAAAGACCACAGTATCAAAAAGAGGCCAGACAGCTGTTCCGGCTGAGATCTGCAACAAGTACGGAATAAAAGCGGGACAAAAGATAGCGTGGCTCGATCTCGGGAATATGGTCAGCGTGGTCCCCGTACCGGAAAATCCAATAAAATCATTCCGCGGGAGTTCAAGTGGTCTGTATAAGACCCTTATCAGCGAAAGGAAAAAAGAAAGAAAACGTGAAAAAGACTAGGTCATTCGTCCTTGACACCTCGGCAGTCTTCTGCCTTAAAGACAACGAGAACGGCGCCTCAAAGGTAGAGGATATTATAAAGTCGTGCGCCAAGGGGCAGTGCGAAATATATATTTCCTTTATGACCCTTATGGAGTATTACTATATCAGCACCATCCGGCTCGGCGAAGACTCGGCACGCCAGGCTTATCATCAACTGACCTTGCTTCCTTTTATTGTCATAGAAAGCGATGAAGAACTCGGCCTTGCAGCCGCGGAATTGAAAGCAAACCACAATATTTCCGTCGCCGATTCCTGGATAGCCGCGATCGCGCTAAAGACAAACTCTGTTCTTGTCCATCGGGACCCTGAGTTTGGATCTATTTCTAAACATGTGAAGTGTCTTGCCCTGCCGTATAAATAAGAACTACAGTATCAGCATCGCATCGCCGAAGGAATAAAAGCGGTATCTTTCTTTTATCGCAGTCTCATACGCGCGCTTTATAGTTTCATTTCCCGCAAAAGCACTCACAAGCATGAGCAGAGTAGACTTGGGAAAGTGGAAATTGGTTATCATCCGGTCGACAACGTTGAATTTAAAAGGCGGGTATATGAATATTTTTGCGCTGTCCTTTGTTTCTTTAACCTTCCCATGTTTTAAAAAACAATCCTCGAGTGTTCGGACAACGGTCGTCCCGACAGCGACCACTTTATGCTTGTCTTTTTTTGCCTTGTTTATATAGAACTCGACTTCAGGGCCTATCTCGTATTCCTCTTCGAACATCTCGTGGTCTTCTATTCTCTCCGCGGTGACTGGTTTGAACGTTCCGACGCCCGGGTGAAGAGTGATGCTCGCCATCTCGACGCCTTTTGTCTCAATGGCGACAAGCAGTTCTTTCGTAAAATGAAGCCCGGCTGTCGGAGCGGCAGAGGCACCTTCCTTTTTCGCGTAGACCGTCTGGTAGCGCTCTTTCATTTCGGAAGAATTCCTTTGCGGTTCATCGAGCCTCTGGCTTATATACGGCGGCAGGGGGACTTTGCCGATCTCTTCCAGCAATGAATTAAGATCGCCTTCGCAGTCGAACTTTATTATCCGCCTCAGATCATCGACCTCTTTGATAACGGTTCCTCTGCACTTTTCAAAATCTATCTCATATCCCTTCTTTACTCTTTTTGCGGGCTGCACAAGACATTCCCATGTGTTCTCTTCAAACAATATCTTCTTTAGCAGAAGGACTTCGACCTTACCGCCGCCGTTTACTTTCCTGCCGAACAGCCTGGCAGGGATCACTTTAGTGTCATTTAATATCAGGAGATCGCCTTTTTGCAAATAGTCCGGGAGGTCTGAAAATTTTTTATGCGCTGTTTCGCGGCTTTCCCTGTCAATGATCATCAGCCGCGAGGAATCCCTTTTTCCCAAAGGCTTTGATGCTATCAGGTCCTCGGGGAGAGGATAGTCAAATTCGCTGGTAAGTGTCATCCGGGAACTTTATGATTTTAGCTGGAACTTCACCGGGATCTTGAACCAGGCTTCTATGGCTTCTTTCTGGCTGACGGCCGGTTCAAATCTCCACTGCGAGACCCCTGCTATCGCCGACCTGTCCAGTATCTCGTGTCCGGATGTCTGTTCAAGAACGGCGTCCCCCACTCTTCCGTTCTTCAGTATGAATATCTTAACGACAGCGGTCCCCTGCATCCCGCCTTCGATCGCCTTGACCGGATAATCCGGAATAGATCTATAAACTATTTTTGGCGGGAATATGCCCGCAGATGCCGGGGATGCCTGAGAAAGCACCATGTTCTCAGAAGCCGCGCTTCCTGCTTTGTCGATTACTGCTGTTTTAGGAGCGGCGGCGGCCGAAGGCTTTGCCAGGCTCATGAAACTGCCGACTTTTACCGCGTTCTTATTTGTCTTTGCTTCTATCACAGGCATGACCGAAAGCTCGGTCGAGACCGTAAATACCGGGACCACCCTCTCGACTTTCACGAAAGAGCTTTCCAGCTTTGCCACTCCCCACGCGAAAGTGATCAGCAGGAACATCGCTATTACTACGGACAGGTCGACTTCGGGGATCCTCGACAGTCTCATCCCGGTCAGTCTTTCTTTGTATAACATTTTGTTTCCTCCTTTTATATTTTACTCTACAATATTTTTCGGGTCAACTAAAATCCTCTATTCCCCTGTTAGATCCGCACCCCTAATCGTATTGTCCTGCCGGGCATCGGATAGCCTCTCTCCTTCCAGTCCACGGGGCTTGTGCCCACAGACTCAAAATATGTGGTATTAAAGACATTGCTGACATTAAGGGATACTTCTGCAGCCCATATCTTTTCCATAATCCCGACATCCACAACCTGGTATGGGTTTAAAGCGCTTGTATTAAGAGTATCAGTGAACACGCTTGAGACATACCTGTAATTAGCGGAGTAATAAAGCTCCCCGCCTTTTATTGAAAAGCCCAGATTTATCCTCTGTCTCGGACTGTATGTCAGTATATTGGAAGTCACATCGTTAATATCAAGCTCATTGACATAACTGCCGAAAATAAATGTATTGTCTGTGATTTCCTTTTCCATGTCCAGCTGCCAGCCCTCTATCTTTGCCCTGTCAATATTCACCGGAGACCAGCTGAAAAGCCCTGTCTGCGACCATCTGATCATATCCGATATTTTTGTGGAATAGTAATTGAGCTTGGCCGAAAAACCTTTTATTTCTTTTTCTATTCCGATATTGACCGCCCTTGACGTCTCCGGTTTTAAATTTGGATTTCCGAATGTAAAGAAAGACGGATCGTTCCAGTAAAGCTCGTTTATCGTCGGGGCGCGGAACGCCTGGCCGATCGTTGTCCTTACTACCGTCCCCGCCCCGAGGTTTGCCATGACGCTGAGCTTTGGGTTGAATGTCTGGCCGAACGAAGAGTTTGAATCATATCTTGCCGAGATCCCCAGGCTCGCCGGGAGGTCTTCTCCGATATCCGCGTTAAAATACGCGGCGGCATTATCTATGGCATGGGTATCTGCGAGGGCGCTTTCCCCGTAATTCCTTTTCATCTCTACCCCTGCGGTCACGGAAGAATGCCGGCTTGTTTTTATTACCGATAAAAGCTCTGCCTGGGTGACCCGGCTGAAATACCTGTCATCATAAAAAAGTCCGCTGACAAACCAGTCTTCATAATGCACTCTTTCGTCCGATTCGCTCTGCGACAGGATGAGCTTCGGCACAAAGGGTCCTTTTTTGACAGGATCAAATGTGATGTTCACGGTAGATGTCAGGTCGCTCTGCCTGTCATTCGGGGTAGAAGATGATGTCGGATCGGTATCGGATGTCGGGACCCCGGGATTGCCTCTGTCCGATGTTTTTGTCGTGTATTTAATATCTAACGCATCCGCTATGTTGATGTTGACTAAAAGGTCCTGTCCTTTATAGTCGCTGTTAGTCCTGAAACCGTCGGTCTTTAAATATCCTAAAGACGCATATCCTGTCGCTTTCCCCATCTTTCCTGAAAAAGAAATTCTGGAATCAAGTTCGCCAAAGCTTCCTCCGGCAATAGAAACTGAAACAGGGTTTTTCTCTTCCTTCTTTGTGATTATGTTTATCACGCCGCCCATCGCATCAGACCCGTAGATGGATGAGATCGGCTCCGCGACTACCTCGATCCTGTCTATGTACGAGGCCGGAATATCGTTCAGGTCGGTCATGCCGAGAAGCGAGGAATTCAACCTGACGCCGTCAAGAAGCACTAGGATCTGTTCCGACGAAGCGCTTTTCAGTTTGATCGTGGATACTCCTCCCAGGCCTCCGTTGTTCTTTACATATACTATGCTGGACCTTTTGAGCGCGTCGGAAACTGTAAGCGAGCCCGAGGCTTCGATCTCCCTTGAAGAGATGACCGTCACATTCTCGAACGTCCTGCTCAAAAGAAGAGGCCTTTTCTGAGCGGTCACAACGACCTTGTCTCCGTAAAATACAGGGGCATCGGCTGCGAGGACCGGGGCAAAAAACAGAGGCAGGAACAATAAGCAGATCGCCTTTTTCATCTTACACTCCTTTTTCCCATTCCGCGAGGATGGGAGTGCTAATACTATACAGGCAAGGTCTTCTGACTTACGGATCGTCCTCCCCTGCTCCTTCCCGTCCTGGACTTTTCGATGGACAGTGGTATCAGCAGGTTCGTCCCCGTATACAGCGCCGGGAGCGTTCGTGATTCAAACACGATTCCCTTTTCCTGTACGCAAAAAGATTGTAGCACGGGAGGCTCAAATGATGTCAAGAGGTTGCACCTGCTATCACGATCGTAATTTCTCCGAGTATTTCTTTGCTTGAAAAATGCTCCGTTGCCTCTTCAACCGTTCCCCTGAATATTTCCTCAAATTTTTTGGTAAGTTCTCTGGCAATGCAGATATTTCTGTCCCCCAAAATATCCTTGATGTCTTTAAGTGTTTTCAAAAGCCTGTGCGGGGATTCGTAAATAATTACCGTTCTTTCTTCATCGACCAGTTTTCGTAATATTCTTCTCCTGCCTTTTCCCTCGCTCGGGAGGAACCCTTCAAAAACGAACCTTTTTGTGCTCAGCCCTGACCCAGCCAGCGCGTTGATGATAGCGGACGGGCCCGGGATGACAACGACCTGGATATTGTTATCTATAGCTTCCTTTATAAGCTCTTCTCCTGGGTCGGATATCCCGGGCATGCCCGCATCGCTGACCAGTGCAACATTCTTCCCGTCAAGAAGCTGGCCGATCAAATATTTGGATTTTTCTTTTATGTTGAACTTGTGATATGAGGTCGTCTTTGTCCTGATCTCAAAATGTTCAAGGAGCTTTTTTGTCTGTCTTGTGTCCTCCGCCGCGATCAGGTCTGCTTCTTTGAGCGTCCTTATCAGGCGGAGTGATGAGTCCTCAAGGTTGCCGATAGGAGTGGCGCAGACAAAGAGCGATGCCATTTTTTAAAGGCCTATGATCTCTTTGACCTTATCCGAGAACGTGTCTTCCTTTATTTCTTCGCCGGCAAATTCTTTCACTTCTCCCATCGTCACTTTACCCCTGTACGAAGCGCCCTCGTCGACCGAGAGCCGGTTGCCGGATATATCCCCGAATATTTTGCCGTTCTTTTTTATCTCGACGCTTTCCTTGGAAGCGACATTGCCTTTTACCTGGCCTGCCACTATTACGTTCTTTCCTTCGACGTTCCCATGGACGGTCCCCTTCGCCGAAATATAGACCTCGGCGGCACTATTCACATTTCCTTCCAGCGTCCCGTCCAGCCTGAACGAGCCGGTAGTCTTGATCTCGCCTTTTACTGTTGTGTCTTCCCCGATTATCGAACCTATCATCCCTTGTCCTGCTCCCTGCTTTGCGTCAAACATGCCCATTTTTCACCTTCCAATATTCGCGTTTATAATGCTTAAGTTAAGATATGCTATGGGGTTAATTTTAGCACCGTTCCTTATTACTTCATAGTGCAGATGCGGACCGGTGGCAGATCCCGTCATCCCGACATATGCGATCTTCTGGCCTTTTTTTACCTTTTGCCCGTCTGTAACTATAAAAGATGACAGGTGCCCGTATAAAGTCTCGATCCCGAAATGGTGATCTATCACAACGGTTCTGCCGTATCCAGACCTCCATCCCGCATAGCTCACGACACCATCAGCAGAGGACCTTACTGCATCACCGTAGTGCGCATCAATATCGACACCGCTGTGAAAACTGGGCCAGGGAAATACTCTGTAGCCGAATTTTGAGACTATTTTCCCGTATGCCGGCCATATCGAAGGCGTGTTCGCAAATCTTTTTCTGAATTCAGTGATCAGCGATTCAAGCTCTTTTATATTATTGCTGCTTTCTTTCACGTTCTTTTCCAGAAAATTTAGTTTATGGCCGATATCTCTATTGACAGCGTTTTCATCCTTTATCAGGCTTATCTTGCTTGGCCGCTCCTGCAGGCCCAGTAATTTCCTGATCTGGTTTTGTTTTTCGTCAATTTCGCGCAATGAAAGGGCCAGGTCATCCGTTTTTTTTGAGTATTTATCGACCTCTTTGCTTTGTCCCGCTGCTTTGGATTTAAAGTCTTCATAAGAGACGATCTTTCTGGTCACATGTGAGGAATAGACCAGTGAAGAAACAAGTACGACGACAGAAGTAACAAACACGAACATTACAACATGCACCAGCCAGCGCGGAACTTTAAGCGATATCGTAGGCTTGTTAGATGAATGCGGGATAAGTATAAAAGTAAAATATTCTTTTTGCATTTTTTAAGGGTTTTTATTTTGGGCTTTTGCTTGGTGCTTGCTCCCAAAAAATGAGTTCAAAAATAGGGCCGGTCTGTTTTTGTGTATGTATATTATACCATTTTCAGGTGGTCTATTACAATTTCGGCACCTCGAAATATGGGTGAAATTTCACAAAAAACCTGTCGAGATAGATATGTCAGGAAAAACATTACAGGAGGTACTTAATATGCCGGTAAGAACAGGCCATGTCCAAAGCATCGGAATTTCATATGGGTCATTTCGTGAGACAATAAAAGGTTCGTTTGATAGCGGGACCGTAAACTCGATAAGAGAATCTTTAAGCTTATTGTCCGGAAGGCTTGGGGCATACCCATTGGGCGACGAACATTTCACGGCTGT
It encodes the following:
- a CDS encoding carbohydrate kinase family protein: MNISSIKAKPFSRADLSKSFIPQAFIKGRGGSFCGTTVVDQLLPVSGAPGEDKLVIATGERVMSTGGLVCNDAIAMRKLMPIPVQAVGLLGALDDGRIDGEGAWARAELQKHGIDVTGLVPMKSRSTSFTWIPTNDKTGKRGFIHNAGACSVFDGSTFPFDKTWDQSIAFIGYMNLLPALYANEGRGAAELFQEIHRRKGSLIGVDFTDIYDNEFKDVFAASARNVDFMIINETSLAKATDIDFSAPGDDVDGDKLLSAAQTVIEQNPTLNWLAIHWPKGGLFYRNDHLAVAFPAYQRDQKEIAGTTGAGDNWAAGFLAAAYYGNGPLYALALGTAAASKSLEHISATGASGSFQELHSLMKKCGHKPLAAGLAQFALPDSELTWNMP
- the queA gene encoding tRNA preQ1(34) S-adenosylmethionine ribosyltransferase-isomerase QueA → MTLTSEFDYPLPEDLIASKPLGKRDSSRLMIIDRESRETAHKKFSDLPDYLQKGDLLILNDTKVIPARLFGRKVNGGGKVEVLLLKKILFEENTWECLVQPAKRVKKGYEIDFEKCRGTVIKEVDDLRRIIKFDCEGDLNSLLEEIGKVPLPPYISQRLDEPQRNSSEMKERYQTVYAKKEGASAAPTAGLHFTKELLVAIETKGVEMASITLHPGVGTFKPVTAERIEDHEMFEEEYEIGPEVEFYINKAKKDKHKVVAVGTTVVRTLEDCFLKHGKVKETKDSAKIFIYPPFKFNVVDRMITNFHFPKSTLLMLVSAFAGNETIKRAYETAIKERYRFYSFGDAMLIL
- a CDS encoding sugar phosphate isomerase/epimerase; this translates as MKAVSSLVGWGKANARFNNNLLKVPGHPANRIVFSGIGDEAGLPIEAQIRAHKELGWEHIDLRLVPDVDGTAKNITLVQPEVFANVKKAILDAKMSVACFETSIANWNRPINGNFEIDVQELKSAIERMKPFGTTFIRIMSWQRVPEMALDITKDNVLARMDTLVTIAEQAKVTLLLENCAGWAGESPENFNWLVRTVDSPNLASLYDTGNPVSYLQDPMKMYLGVKEWTRYVHIKDCTNLSGKKGLEAYTYPGVGQGRVKDTIKDLLLSGYQGALVIEPHLAAVIHKGTTADPQILYDSYVNYGLRLQNLVKIVQREIAEGGIIK
- a CDS encoding SUMF1/EgtB/PvdO family nonheme iron enzyme; protein product: MTNSIRGIMSGWTSGGKPVSSRDFRAALSGADRIMRGNKVVLSRIEIPAFVKITEKSFRIMKDELTIGQFGQFVSSAEYEIAGQNARSLKQTLAGTDQSITATYISLNDGLAYAEWLSEMTGRSFRLPTEKEWLYAAAKVRCQLSGRNWEWTKTPISRKLFFLRRLTLECHSFNLAGLRFKSHAVRLLEDLNR
- a CDS encoding energy transducer TonB, producing the protein MLYKERLTGMRLSRIPEVDLSVVIAMFLLITFAWGVAKLESSFVKVERVVPVFTVSTELSVMPVIEAKTNKNAVKVGSFMSLAKPSAAAAPKTAVIDKAGSAASENMVLSQASPASAGIFPPKIVYRSIPDYPVKAIEGGMQGTAVVKIFILKNGRVGDAVLEQTSGHEILDRSAIAGVSQWRFEPAVSQKEAIEAWFKIPVKFQLKS
- a CDS encoding endonuclease Q family protein, giving the protein MKFTADFHIHSKYSRATSKDMDLDHISKWAKLKGIDLMGTGDFTHPLWLAELKKKLRPDDGGLFDFNGTKFILTTEVCNIFHQNGKLRKVHTMIFAPSLKVVEKINLELGRLANLMSDGRPIFTFPVKKLAEIALTASPDCLVIPCHAWTPWFSIFGSMSGFDSIEECFEEYSRNIFAIETGLSSDPAMNWRLSGLDRLNLISNSDAHSPSKIGREANIFDTELTYKGVYDALKKKDPKKFLMTVEFFPEEGKYHYDGHRTCQVRLSPKETKSNNKKCPKCGRVVTVGVMNRIDELADREEGFVLENAIPFRSLIPLQEIIAEILDKGVDTISVKNEYMKMINTFGSELGILLDTPLDSLARLMPERTVEGVKRVREGKINILPGYDGEYGKISIFNGEAVKKKVQMGLF
- the tgt gene encoding tRNA guanosine(34) transglycosylase Tgt, which codes for MFKFEILKKSKTSRARIGRLHTSHGVVETPNFIPCGTQGTVKAMTPEMLKEIWTQIVLANTYHLYLRPGPEIIKKAGGLHKFMSWDGPILTDSGGFQIFSLLDIRKVTDDGVEFSSYINGSKHFLTPEKIVEAQLDFGSDIIMPLDECLEYPSDKSKAKKALDRTLRWAKRSQKAKAEGGRLKAEEGELFGIVQGSTFADLRKRSAEEISGLGFKGFGIGGLSVNEPNELMYEMLDVQVPLLPEEAPKHLLGVGYPDDIKKAVELGCDLFDCVMPSRLGRHGAFLTDEGKKVIRNNKFTEDFSPLDENCDCYACKNFTRAYIRHLFIAREILGVMLLTTHNLRYMMRLMGKIRNEIHS
- a CDS encoding type II toxin-antitoxin system VapC family toxin, which encodes MKKTRSFVLDTSAVFCLKDNENGASKVEDIIKSCAKGQCEIYISFMTLMEYYYISTIRLGEDSARQAYHQLTLLPFIVIESDEELGLAAAELKANHNISVADSWIAAIALKTNSVLVHRDPEFGSISKHVKCLALPYK
- a CDS encoding AbrB/MazE/SpoVT family DNA-binding domain-containing protein, whose product is MTIKTTVSKRGQTAVPAEICNKYGIKAGQKIAWLDLGNMVSVVPVPENPIKSFRGSSSGLYKTLISERKKERKREKD